A section of the Veillonella criceti genome encodes:
- a CDS encoding MarR family winged helix-turn-helix transcriptional regulator produces the protein MDREIGYLIGRIHLLSNRLLNRLLQEHNITSFNSEQGKILYQLWKNDGITMSELATNTGLALNTLSKMLQTMEQQHLVERRVKDGDKRSKRIFLTPLSKQAKADSAIISQMMTSKAYNGFSESEILHFEAQLRKILSNLE, from the coding sequence TTGGATCGGGAAATAGGTTATTTAATAGGTCGGATCCATTTGTTGAGTAACCGATTACTAAACCGTTTATTGCAAGAACATAATATTACCAGCTTTAACTCTGAGCAAGGCAAAATTTTATATCAACTTTGGAAAAACGACGGCATTACTATGTCTGAATTAGCCACTAATACAGGGCTTGCTTTAAATACGCTATCTAAAATGCTACAAACTATGGAACAACAGCATTTAGTTGAACGTCGAGTCAAAGATGGCGATAAACGTAGTAAACGCATATTTTTAACACCTTTAAGTAAACAAGCTAAGGCAGATTCAGCTATCATCAGCCAAATGATGACAAGCAAAGCATATAATGGTTTTTCAGAATCTGAAATTTTACATTTTGAGGCACAATTAAGAAAAATATTAAGTAATTTAGAATGA
- the rlmD gene encoding 23S rRNA (uracil(1939)-C(5))-methyltransferase RlmD, whose product MKQTVPVAKGQIYEITIQGLGTSGEGVGRYEGFTVFIPFVLPEEQVKAKITLVKKNYAIGEVVDILKPSPHRVEPICPVYGTCGGCQLQHVSYEEQLHLKTQNVRDIMERIGKTNPALVQPALGPNSPWGYRNKMQIPVGFENDQAALGFYARGSHAIVPCTNCAIQDDGNNKIAAVCERLLRETKLQPYNEMTGDGMIRHIIGRIGKSGWMVIIVSTSKTLLKADYWVSEIRKALPEVTSIVLNHNPKKTNVIMGRDCTLLWGEETITDTIDELEFRLSPHSFFQVNPIQTTVLYKKALEFAQLTGKETVIDAYCGTGTISLFLAKQAKHVIGIEIVEPAIVDAKANAKRNGITNAEFIAADAAKEMPALVKRGVKADVVVFDPIRAGCKEEVLKAAATMEPERMVYVSCNPASMARDIVVLRELGYEVEIVQPVDMFPMTSHCEAVALLRKSFTK is encoded by the coding sequence ATGAAACAGACTGTGCCTGTCGCAAAGGGCCAAATTTATGAGATTACTATCCAAGGACTAGGAACCAGTGGTGAAGGGGTAGGTCGCTATGAAGGGTTTACTGTATTTATTCCCTTTGTTTTACCAGAAGAGCAAGTAAAAGCAAAAATTACTCTTGTAAAAAAGAATTATGCTATTGGAGAAGTGGTAGATATTTTGAAACCATCTCCTCATAGAGTAGAACCTATTTGTCCTGTGTATGGCACTTGTGGTGGTTGTCAGTTACAGCATGTATCCTATGAAGAACAACTTCATTTGAAAACGCAAAATGTGCGGGATATTATGGAGCGTATTGGTAAAACGAATCCTGCTTTAGTACAACCAGCCTTAGGGCCCAATAGTCCTTGGGGATATCGTAATAAAATGCAAATTCCAGTGGGCTTTGAAAATGACCAAGCTGCGTTAGGCTTTTATGCCCGTGGTTCTCATGCCATTGTACCTTGTACTAATTGTGCGATTCAAGATGATGGGAATAATAAAATTGCTGCTGTTTGTGAACGTCTGTTACGTGAAACGAAATTGCAACCCTATAATGAAATGACTGGTGATGGTATGATTCGTCATATTATTGGCCGTATTGGTAAAAGCGGTTGGATGGTGATTATTGTTAGCACCTCTAAAACGTTACTAAAGGCTGATTACTGGGTGAGTGAAATTCGTAAAGCCTTGCCAGAAGTAACAAGCATTGTTCTCAATCATAATCCTAAGAAAACGAATGTTATTATGGGCCGTGATTGTACCTTGCTTTGGGGTGAGGAAACCATAACGGATACGATTGATGAATTAGAATTTCGTTTATCACCACATTCTTTTTTCCAAGTCAATCCAATACAAACAACAGTATTGTATAAAAAAGCGTTAGAATTTGCTCAATTAACGGGTAAGGAAACGGTTATTGATGCTTATTGTGGGACTGGTACTATTTCACTATTTTTGGCTAAACAGGCAAAACATGTTATTGGTATTGAAATTGTGGAGCCTGCCATTGTGGATGCTAAGGCTAATGCTAAACGGAATGGGATTACGAATGCTGAATTTATTGCAGCAGATGCGGCTAAAGAAATGCCAGCTCTCGTAAAACGAGGTGTGAAGGCGGATGTAGTTGTGTTTGATCCAATCCGTGCAGGCTGTAAGGAAGAAGTTCTAAAAGCGGCCGCAACGATGGAGCCAGAGCGTATGGTTTATGTTTCTTGTAACCCTGCTTCTATGGCAAGAGATATTGTAGTCCTAAGAGAACTTGGCTATGAAGTAGAAATCGTGCAGCCAGTGGATATGTTTCCGATGACGAGTCATTGTGAGGCTGTGGCTTTGTTAAGAAAGAGTTTCACCAAGTAA
- a CDS encoding putative quinol monooxygenase: MKKYWKMLATTSLLCLMMATGSAKSTTVEPEVPDNIPVYNLFTFEVDQAVQPAFYDNGYQNFTKSLANESGTWAMNASTDKTNSNLVYVAEIYENNKAYEIHKKSPQYNAFIDAVGRHLNSRTFYALEPVALLTKEDSLALVNDTQVLVNLAMVKVKPGYNEDFSRVVVDEMKQSIADEPGVLAMYAGQVKGDKNTWYFYEIYANKEAYEKHRNTWAFKWYISETKDMLTDKSITSMEAKLLMHKGAINYEVNK; this comes from the coding sequence ATGAAAAAATATTGGAAAATGTTAGCTACTACATCTTTGCTATGTTTAATGATGGCTACTGGAAGTGCTAAATCTACTACAGTGGAACCAGAAGTGCCTGATAATATACCAGTATATAACTTATTTACTTTTGAAGTTGATCAGGCTGTACAACCTGCATTTTATGACAATGGTTATCAAAATTTCACAAAGTCACTGGCTAATGAATCAGGAACCTGGGCGATGAATGCGAGTACTGATAAGACAAATAGTAATCTAGTGTATGTAGCTGAAATTTATGAAAATAATAAAGCGTATGAAATTCACAAAAAATCACCACAGTATAACGCGTTTATTGATGCAGTTGGTCGACATTTGAATAGTCGTACCTTTTACGCTTTAGAGCCGGTAGCTTTGTTAACTAAAGAAGACTCGTTGGCATTAGTAAATGATACTCAGGTACTAGTTAACTTGGCTATGGTAAAAGTAAAGCCAGGCTATAACGAAGACTTTTCACGGGTGGTTGTCGATGAGATGAAGCAATCCATTGCAGATGAACCAGGGGTATTGGCTATGTATGCTGGTCAGGTGAAAGGTGATAAAAATACTTGGTATTTTTATGAAATTTATGCGAATAAGGAAGCGTATGAAAAACATAGAAATACGTGGGCATTTAAATGGTATATTTCTGAAACTAAGGATATGCTAACCGATAAATCGATTACCTCTATGGAAGCTAAGTTATTGATGCATAAGGGCGCTATCAATTACGAAGTAAACAAATAA
- the mcrC gene encoding 5-methylcytosine-specific restriction endonuclease system specificity protein McrC, with the protein MTKHKSILIHNIYHMLSYAFQTLNQENYENVAIESFEEMYDLLAAILAKGIGIQLKQGLYRTYMNLEENLPVMRGKINILGTVKNRLAHEHLLMCNFDELSENNLFNKIIKTTVILLLKNNKIKSEYKEDLKKKMLFFSNIDVLDPKSINWSTIYFQRNNQTYRMLISICQLIIEGMLITTDSGDYRLAKFVDEQSMCRLYEKFILEYYKRHYPEVNVSASQISWAVDDGIRTMLPVMQSDIHLQKENVVLIIDAKYYSHTTQSRYDKHTLNSNNLYQIFTYVKNRDYEFGGEEHKVSGMLLYAKTEDKIQPNNVYQMHGNQISVNTLDLNLPFKELSNQLDSIVKSHFGDVIKVS; encoded by the coding sequence ATGACGAAACATAAAAGTATATTAATCCATAATATATATCATATGTTGTCTTATGCTTTTCAGACATTAAATCAGGAAAATTATGAGAATGTAGCCATTGAATCATTTGAAGAGATGTATGATCTTTTAGCGGCTATTCTTGCAAAAGGAATTGGCATCCAGTTAAAACAGGGACTATATAGGACATATATGAATTTAGAAGAGAATCTTCCTGTGATGCGTGGAAAGATTAATATTTTAGGAACTGTAAAGAATCGTTTGGCACATGAGCATTTATTGATGTGTAACTTTGATGAACTATCAGAAAATAATTTATTTAATAAGATTATTAAAACGACAGTTATATTGTTGTTAAAAAATAATAAAATTAAATCTGAGTATAAAGAGGATCTTAAAAAGAAAATGTTATTTTTCTCAAATATAGATGTGTTAGATCCAAAATCAATAAATTGGTCAACCATATATTTTCAGCGAAATAATCAAACATATAGAATGTTAATTAGTATTTGTCAGTTAATAATTGAAGGAATGCTTATTACAACGGATTCAGGTGATTATAGACTTGCAAAATTTGTTGATGAACAAAGTATGTGTCGTTTGTATGAGAAGTTTATTTTGGAATATTATAAGAGACATTATCCAGAAGTGAATGTAAGTGCTTCACAAATTTCTTGGGCGGTGGATGATGGGATTAGGACTATGCTTCCCGTTATGCAGAGCGATATTCATTTGCAGAAGGAAAATGTTGTTTTAATTATTGATGCTAAGTATTATAGCCATACGACGCAATCTAGGTATGATAAGCATACTTTGAATTCGAATAATTTGTACCAGATTTTTACTTATGTTAAAAATCGAGATTATGAATTTGGCGGGGAAGAACATAAGGTTTCTGGCATGTTGTTATACGCAAAGACAGAAGATAAAATACAGCCAAATAATGTTTACCAGATGCATGGCAACCAAATAAGCGTTAACACATTAGATTTGAATCTTCCCTTTAAGGAACTTTCAAATCAACTGGATAGTATTGTGAAATCTCATTTTGGTGATGTGATAAAGGTGAGCTAA
- a CDS encoding protein-ADP-ribose hydrolase has protein sequence MGEKRAQHQRLDYLVEEFKADSVQYKDLETPKDTEGKRRILRSLMNIRMPKVLSNDVLSVQDEYLVGRAEEKGIVRLYDIPVIRDELSIWQGDITRLAVDAIVNAANSQMLGCFVPMHTCIDNCIHTFAGVQLRVECNRQMNQLRIRHGKDYEQPTAIPMLTDAYNLPAKKVIHIVGPIVQYKLTPELEKNLADCYRNTLDMCLENNLKSVAFCCISTGVFHFPNKRAAQIAVSTVDRWLSQHPSAMERVIFNVFKDEDKEYYEALI, from the coding sequence ATGGGTGAAAAAAGAGCACAGCATCAGCGACTGGATTATCTCGTTGAGGAATTCAAAGCGGATTCTGTTCAATATAAAGATTTGGAAACGCCGAAAGACACCGAAGGAAAGCGGCGCATCCTTCGTTCGCTTATGAACATCCGTATGCCGAAAGTACTTTCAAATGATGTGCTTTCGGTTCAGGATGAATATCTGGTAGGCAGAGCCGAAGAAAAAGGTATCGTGCGTCTTTATGACATTCCGGTAATCCGCGATGAACTATCTATTTGGCAAGGTGATATCACAAGACTTGCCGTAGATGCCATCGTCAATGCAGCCAATTCGCAGATGCTAGGTTGCTTTGTTCCAATGCATACTTGTATTGACAACTGCATCCATACCTTTGCCGGTGTGCAGCTTAGAGTAGAGTGCAACAGGCAGATGAATCAGTTACGGATTAGACATGGCAAGGATTATGAGCAGCCGACGGCTATTCCTATGCTGACGGATGCCTATAATCTTCCTGCAAAGAAGGTCATTCATATCGTAGGTCCCATCGTGCAATATAAGTTGACGCCGGAACTTGAGAAGAATCTGGCGGACTGCTATCGAAATACCTTGGATATGTGTCTGGAAAATAATCTGAAAAGCGTGGCATTTTGTTGTATTTCTACAGGCGTATTTCATTTTCCGAACAAGAGGGCAGCTCAGATTGCCGTCAGCACAGTAGATAGATGGCTCTCACAGCATCCGAGCGCTATGGAAAGGGTGATCTTTAATGTTTTTAAAGATGAAGACAAGGAATACTATGAAGCACTTATATAA
- a CDS encoding AAA family ATPase: MFDKSCLKSVIIEYKKQFAQSHWMKEKYKWEAVKYFQENWDINAKNFVKMLTNSLSKTGNLLTSGNNFPGNMIIEFAEASPEEVRTLFVELFDESEDIYTRINSFKQKSNILLKKYKADAVQHYQHENAISTYLWLRYPDKYYIYKFGEVKAVSEKLKSDYIFKRGAYEDNIRNFFSLYNEICEELKKDEELKSMLASQITKTCYPDFELKTLTIDVGFFISRYLHHEKDAPFKDNWEPSDYTPALSVDDWEELLNDEGIFTTSSLEIMKRMLDYGGKATCKQLSKKYGESTNFYNTGSSSLAKRIAQKTGCHVLLREDGSSKWWPILYIGKEAKKDEEGSFVWKLRDELAEALKRIDFKDVDLYANNVSCITKETYSKQNFLNDVYMTEAKYDRLVAVLKRKKNIILQGAPGVGKTFTANRLAYSIMGEIDDERIEFIQFHQNYSYEDFMMGYRPVENGFELKYGIFYRFCQKAANQPDKDYFFIIDEINRGNMSKIFGELLMLIEADYRGKAVTLAYNGMSFSIPKRLHIIGMMNTADRSLAMIDYALRRRFSFFTMEPGFDSEGFTNYQKRLSNTTFDSLIESIKVLNQEIAEDRSLGSGFCIGHSYFCNESKCSIQWMKDVIDFDILPMLNEYWFDEPAKLKRWENILYGILK, encoded by the coding sequence ATGTTTGATAAGTCTTGTTTAAAGTCGGTTATTATTGAATACAAAAAGCAGTTTGCACAGTCTCATTGGATGAAAGAAAAATATAAATGGGAAGCTGTAAAGTATTTTCAAGAAAATTGGGATATTAATGCCAAAAATTTTGTTAAAATGCTTACAAACTCACTTTCGAAAACTGGTAATTTATTAACATCGGGGAATAATTTTCCTGGGAATATGATTATTGAGTTTGCAGAAGCTTCTCCAGAAGAAGTGCGTACCCTGTTTGTAGAATTATTTGATGAAAGCGAAGATATATACACACGCATTAATAGTTTTAAGCAAAAATCAAATATATTGCTCAAAAAATACAAAGCTGATGCAGTGCAACATTATCAGCACGAGAATGCAATTAGCACTTACCTTTGGCTTCGTTATCCAGATAAATATTACATCTATAAATTTGGCGAAGTTAAGGCTGTTTCAGAGAAGCTTAAAAGTGATTACATTTTTAAAAGAGGTGCATATGAGGATAATATCCGTAATTTCTTCTCACTATATAATGAAATTTGTGAAGAATTGAAAAAGGATGAAGAACTTAAATCTATGCTTGCCTCTCAAATTACTAAGACATGTTATCCAGACTTTGAATTAAAAACATTAACAATTGATGTAGGCTTTTTTATTAGCAGATACTTGCATCATGAGAAAGATGCCCCTTTTAAGGATAACTGGGAACCAAGTGATTATACGCCGGCTTTAAGTGTTGATGATTGGGAAGAGCTGTTAAACGATGAGGGAATTTTTACAACAAGTAGCCTTGAAATAATGAAGCGAATGCTTGATTATGGTGGTAAAGCTACATGTAAACAGTTATCAAAAAAATATGGAGAGAGTACGAATTTTTATAATACAGGATCGTCTTCTCTAGCTAAACGAATAGCACAAAAGACTGGATGTCATGTACTACTTCGTGAGGATGGTAGTAGTAAGTGGTGGCCTATACTTTATATTGGAAAAGAGGCAAAAAAAGATGAGGAAGGTTCATTTGTATGGAAATTAAGGGATGAACTTGCTGAAGCATTAAAAAGAATAGATTTTAAAGATGTGGACTTATATGCTAATAACGTGTCATGTATTACTAAAGAGACATATAGTAAACAAAATTTTTTGAATGATGTCTATATGACAGAAGCAAAGTACGATCGTCTAGTAGCGGTACTAAAGCGAAAAAAGAATATTATTCTTCAAGGGGCACCAGGTGTAGGTAAAACTTTTACAGCTAATAGACTGGCGTATTCAATTATGGGTGAGATTGATGATGAGCGTATAGAATTTATACAATTTCATCAAAATTATTCATATGAGGACTTCATGATGGGCTATAGGCCAGTTGAAAATGGTTTTGAACTTAAATACGGTATTTTTTATAGATTTTGTCAAAAGGCGGCAAATCAGCCGGATAAAGACTATTTCTTTATCATTGATGAAATTAATCGTGGTAATATGAGTAAGATTTTTGGTGAACTTTTGATGTTGATTGAAGCTGATTATCGTGGAAAGGCAGTTACGCTGGCTTATAATGGTATGAGTTTCTCTATTCCTAAGAGATTACATATTATTGGTATGATGAATACGGCTGATAGAAGTTTAGCTATGATTGATTATGCGCTAAGGCGACGTTTTAGCTTTTTTACTATGGAACCTGGTTTTGATTCAGAGGGATTTACTAATTATCAAAAACGATTGTCAAATACTACATTTGATAGTTTAATTGAGAGCATTAAAGTTCTTAATCAAGAGATAGCAGAAGATAGATCTCTTGGTAGTGGTTTTTGTATTGGTCATAGTTATTTTTGCAACGAAAGTAAGTGTTCAATACAATGGATGAAAGATGTTATTGATTTTGATATTTTGCCTATGTTAAATGAGTATTGGTTTGATGAACCGGCTAAGTTGAAACGTTGGGAAAATATTTTATATGGTATCTTAAAATGA
- a CDS encoding multicopper oxidase family protein, which translates to MKRSYKQLLKSMLVASLVTGSVFTAYAHTNHEATSYCCESQEDGSQMMMAGSMHHKGMPHSQQNMHQGMMPIMHEIMQPGMPHHGMRHGVDDVVKFQTIQQAARPLAIPPLLEGTLNEQGRTVFNIVAQAGENQLKDGDATKTYGYNGNVLGPVLSMKQGDKVSIHLKNTLPEETTFHWHGLVVPSDVDGGPHHPIAANGGTGQIDFTVNQEASTAWFHPHAMGTTASQVYKGLAGLIRIEDEEQTKLGLPNTYGVDDIPVILQDRNFTVNNQWDYKTSYEADGVYGDTLLVNGTINPYFKVNAKIMRLRLLNGSNARNYTLQLSDGASFRQIASDGGLLETPVTMSTLTLAPGERAEVVMDFSKYEGQLPALVTADGTVVLAFERGTMSDRGTNIPQWQRHKNLTVNPNTLQESMMAKADKTVVMAGMAEAVTINGQKFSMDRIDLTSKLGSTEIWDIINADSAMMGMMHPFHIHGVQFEVVSRNGKPVAPNEQGFKDTIQVEPGETVRIKVHFTQPGVFMVHCHILEHEENGMMIQLLVK; encoded by the coding sequence ATGAAACGTTCATATAAACAGTTATTAAAGTCCATGCTGGTAGCTTCACTAGTAACAGGTAGTGTATTTACGGCATATGCACATACTAATCATGAGGCCACTAGCTATTGTTGTGAAAGTCAGGAAGACGGCTCTCAAATGATGATGGCAGGGTCTATGCACCATAAGGGGATGCCTCACAGTCAGCAGAATATGCATCAAGGCATGATGCCAATTATGCATGAAATAATGCAACCGGGAATGCCTCATCATGGCATGCGTCACGGCGTTGATGATGTTGTGAAATTTCAGACTATACAACAAGCAGCAAGGCCACTCGCAATTCCACCGCTTTTAGAAGGCACTTTGAATGAGCAAGGGCGTACAGTGTTCAATATTGTGGCTCAAGCAGGTGAGAACCAATTGAAAGATGGGGATGCAACAAAGACATATGGTTATAATGGTAATGTATTAGGCCCTGTATTATCGATGAAACAAGGCGATAAGGTATCAATTCATTTAAAAAATACATTGCCAGAAGAGACTACGTTTCATTGGCATGGCTTAGTAGTGCCTTCGGATGTAGATGGCGGCCCTCATCATCCAATTGCGGCTAATGGAGGAACTGGGCAGATTGATTTTACAGTTAACCAAGAAGCGAGTACAGCTTGGTTTCATCCTCATGCTATGGGGACAACAGCCAGTCAAGTATATAAGGGCTTAGCAGGGCTTATTCGGATTGAAGATGAGGAGCAAACTAAATTAGGTTTGCCAAATACCTATGGCGTTGATGATATTCCAGTAATTTTACAAGATCGCAACTTTACAGTCAATAATCAATGGGATTATAAAACCTCGTATGAGGCTGATGGGGTATATGGTGATACGTTATTAGTTAATGGCACTATCAATCCATATTTTAAAGTTAATGCGAAAATTATGCGCTTACGTCTTTTAAATGGGTCGAATGCACGTAATTATACATTGCAGTTAAGTGATGGCGCTAGTTTTAGACAAATAGCGAGTGATGGTGGTTTATTAGAAACGCCTGTTACGATGTCAACGCTTACCTTAGCACCTGGTGAGCGAGCTGAAGTAGTCATGGATTTTTCAAAATATGAAGGTCAATTGCCTGCTTTAGTGACAGCCGATGGCACGGTTGTATTAGCTTTTGAGCGAGGTACTATGAGTGATCGCGGCACTAATATACCACAGTGGCAACGTCATAAAAATTTAACTGTTAATCCGAATACTTTGCAAGAGTCTATGATGGCCAAGGCGGATAAAACGGTAGTTATGGCGGGCATGGCTGAAGCTGTTACCATTAATGGGCAAAAATTTTCCATGGATCGCATTGACTTAACTAGTAAATTAGGTAGTACTGAAATATGGGATATTATCAATGCTGATTCGGCCATGATGGGTATGATGCATCCGTTCCATATTCACGGTGTGCAATTTGAAGTTGTATCACGAAATGGGAAGCCAGTAGCACCTAATGAACAAGGTTTCAAAGATACCATTCAAGTAGAGCCTGGTGAAACGGTGCGCATCAAAGTACATTTCACACAACCGGGTGTATTTATGGTGCATTGTCATATTTTAGAACATGAAGAAAATGGTATGATGATACAATTGTTGGTGAAATAA
- a CDS encoding 4Fe-4S binding protein: MTAKDYLDYIVNEIHRTIVATVDDDGLPVTAAIDMMDCDSNGLYFLTAKGKGFYDRLKKREFLALTAMKGEDTMSSVAVSIRGKVRELGYDKIPELFEKNLYMRKIYPTEESMRALTVFQIYEGSGEWFDLSKKPIERASFTFGGVKMKAEGYFITDACIGCGRCTAVCPQDCIIQDGVSYVVQQEHCLHCGNCMKACLVGAVERR, encoded by the coding sequence GTGACAGCAAAAGACTATCTTGACTATATTGTGAATGAGATACATAGAACGATTGTAGCTACCGTCGATGACGACGGTCTTCCCGTGACGGCAGCAATCGATATGATGGACTGTGATTCAAATGGATTGTATTTCCTCACAGCAAAAGGTAAAGGCTTTTATGACAGGCTGAAGAAAAGAGAGTTTCTTGCCCTGACTGCGATGAAAGGTGAGGATACTATGAGCAGTGTGGCTGTATCTATCCGTGGTAAAGTTCGGGAGCTTGGATATGATAAGATTCCGGAATTGTTCGAGAAAAATCTGTACATGCGCAAGATATATCCTACAGAGGAGTCTATGCGGGCTCTGACGGTGTTTCAGATTTATGAGGGCAGTGGTGAGTGGTTTGATCTTTCAAAGAAACCGATAGAGCGTGCGTCTTTTACCTTTGGCGGAGTGAAGATGAAGGCAGAGGGATATTTCATCACAGATGCATGTATCGGTTGCGGAAGATGTACGGCGGTTTGTCCGCAGGATTGTATCATTCAGGACGGAGTTTCATATGTGGTTCAGCAGGAGCACTGCCTGCATTGCGGTAACTGCATGAAGGCATGTCTGGTTGGCGCGGTGGAAAGAAGGTAA
- a CDS encoding TetR/AcrR family transcriptional regulator, with translation MARSSNKIVSQRPEEIMDACEILYRTKSFNEVNLKDIGEITSISRSSIYNYFKTKEEIFLSLLTREYKVWVVELREINEQPSLLADTYVKKLAKSLSNHELLLRIQCTNLYEIEEHSRLEFLVAFKDVFKEAMICIDAGLAKFFPELTDEKRADFGYAFFPFIYGVYPYVNPSTKQKLAMDTANIHYRTISVEQIIYASIYPLLVGLLKT, from the coding sequence ATGGCGCGATCATCTAATAAAATAGTATCGCAGCGTCCTGAGGAAATTATGGATGCTTGTGAAATATTGTATAGAACTAAGAGTTTTAATGAAGTTAATTTAAAAGACATAGGTGAAATAACAAGTATTTCACGGTCTTCTATCTATAATTATTTTAAAACCAAGGAAGAAATATTTTTAAGTTTACTTACGCGGGAATATAAAGTATGGGTAGTAGAATTGCGAGAAATTAATGAGCAACCGTCATTATTAGCCGATACATATGTAAAAAAATTAGCTAAATCGTTATCTAATCATGAGTTATTATTACGGATTCAATGTACTAATTTGTATGAAATAGAAGAACATAGTCGATTAGAGTTTTTAGTGGCATTTAAAGACGTGTTTAAAGAAGCAATGATTTGCATCGATGCTGGGTTAGCAAAATTTTTTCCGGAACTAACAGATGAAAAGCGTGCTGATTTTGGATATGCATTTTTCCCTTTTATATATGGAGTATACCCCTATGTAAATCCATCAACTAAACAAAAACTAGCTATGGACACGGCTAACATTCATTATAGGACAATTTCAGTAGAGCAAATTATTTATGCTAGTATATATCCGTTACTAGTAGGACTTCTTAAAACGTAG
- a CDS encoding sugar O-acetyltransferase, producing MSEEPLRQSIFERELAGQVISTKDEEYLAIHKIIRKAQTLTAKLNTGYHEMDEIRHIFSEITNSEIDESFRMNPPFYTDYGHNIHIGKSVFINFNCVFMDRGGIFLDDYALIGPGVHLLTTNHIENPFSRESTQSRPIHIGKRVWLGGNVTVLPGITIGDNSIVGAGSVVIQNVPANVIVAGNPARIIRSLTK from the coding sequence ATGTCTGAAGAACCATTAAGACAGTCTATTTTTGAACGGGAATTAGCGGGTCAGGTTATTTCTACAAAGGATGAAGAATATTTAGCGATTCATAAGATTATTAGAAAGGCACAGACATTAACGGCTAAATTGAATACAGGGTATCATGAGATGGATGAGATACGTCATATATTCTCTGAAATAACTAATAGTGAGATTGATGAATCCTTTAGAATGAATCCACCATTTTATACAGACTATGGTCACAATATACACATCGGTAAGTCTGTATTTATAAATTTTAATTGTGTATTTATGGATCGTGGTGGCATTTTTTTAGACGATTATGCATTAATTGGTCCAGGAGTCCATTTATTAACAACAAATCATATTGAAAATCCCTTTAGTAGAGAAAGCACTCAGTCTAGACCTATTCATATAGGGAAAAGGGTATGGCTTGGTGGTAATGTAACAGTGTTGCCAGGCATTACGATTGGTGATAATTCTATCGTGGGTGCTGGCTCTGTTGTTATTCAGAATGTGCCTGCTAATGTAATTGTTGCTGGTAATCCAGCGAGAATTATTCGGTCTTTAACAAAATAA
- a CDS encoding NAD(P)H-dependent oxidoreductase, translating into MKTTVFVFHPHMSDSVVNKALAKAAEGAQVDVRYMYEIYPDGKIDVKAEQKILEATDRIVLQFPFYWYSCPPLLKQWEDEVFEHGWAYGSTGTALHGKELMLALSTGAKAEDYTKGSRFDVTIDELVLPFKATSQLIGTTWLKPFVTYGTLGMETATLEAQTKAYMATLK; encoded by the coding sequence ATGAAAACAACAGTATTTGTATTCCATCCACATATGAGTGATTCTGTAGTAAATAAGGCCTTAGCAAAAGCCGCTGAAGGCGCACAAGTTGATGTTCGTTATATGTATGAAATATACCCAGATGGTAAAATTGACGTAAAAGCAGAACAAAAAATATTAGAAGCAACGGATAGAATTGTACTGCAATTTCCATTCTATTGGTATTCTTGCCCACCTTTATTGAAACAGTGGGAAGATGAAGTATTTGAACATGGCTGGGCTTATGGTTCAACAGGCACAGCTTTACATGGTAAAGAATTGATGTTAGCACTTTCTACAGGGGCAAAAGCAGAGGACTATACAAAAGGAAGTCGTTTTGATGTAACTATTGATGAATTAGTATTGCCATTTAAAGCTACTAGTCAACTAATTGGTACTACTTGGTTGAAACCATTTGTGACTTATGGTACGTTAGGTATGGAAACCGCTACATTAGAAGCGCAAACGAAAGCGTATATGGCTACTTTAAAATAA